From one Amphiura filiformis chromosome 13, Afil_fr2py, whole genome shotgun sequence genomic stretch:
- the LOC140168189 gene encoding uncharacterized protein encodes MELKTITMLSTRTMLNCIMLFYHFQRTLCEINVVAAVKGAPIKRGEVLAYLCHVENPQPDSEYSVKISRVVDSSLKPQILSYDGGTFTNVDDRIFVALRQQSDGSTSYLLSITNVDFDDQGRYICTVESHNRDEDDYEQIADVSIQYFPSDNNLECSPKESITVFEGAPFFATCSTDIGNPPVEITWTKSGVNVIASTFNSNYTVFSTLNVTTSLEDNGAFYICKFTSSAFPHASSKHCIVGPLNVIPVYRSTSPEPSLIQTTEGNTKSVGHVKCDSCSTHPSTLYWIAGGVASGIVALILFIGDILLIIKLKKLRGAWGDYKTYSLAPSVAETNYMYLPRSSPLEGNRMYMTLERTDPQQSNYHYSEEIYRPPTPIHYAISPTNETYTESHV; translated from the coding sequence ATGGAATTAAAAACGATTACGATGTTATCGACAAGAACAATGCTTAATTgtataatgttgttttaccacttcCAGCGGACGCTTTGTGAAATCAACGTTGTGGCGGCTGTTAAGGGTGCTCCTATAAAAAGGGGTGAAGTACTTGCTTATCTTTGCCATGTGGAGAATCCCCAACCAGATTCTGAATACAGCGTCAAGATATCTCGAGTAGTAGACTCTTCCCTTAAACCTCAAATACTGTCTTACGACGGAGGCACATTTACCAATGTGGATGATCGTATATTTGTAGCGCTTCGACAACAATCCGATGGATCGACTAGTTATCTGTTATCGATTACAAATGTCGATTTTGATGATCAAGGCCGATATATATGTACTGTAGAGTCTCATAATCGAGATGAAGACGATTATGAACAAATTGCTGACGTAAGCATTCAATATTTTCCAAGTGACAATAACTTGGAATGTTCGCCCAAAGAATCAATTACAGTTTTTGAAGGAGCACCGTTTTTCGCAACTTGTAGCACCGATATCGGGAACCCTCCTGTTGAGATTACATGGACGAAATCAGGTGTAAATGTAATAGCTTCAACTTTTAATTCAAATTATACTGTATTTTCTACATTAAATGTTACCACATCTTTAGAAGATAATGGTGCATTTTATATATGTAAGTTTACAAGCTCAGCATTTCCGCATGCGAGCAGCAAACACTGTATAGTCGGTCCGTTGAACGTTATACCTGTTTATAGATCGACCAGCCCCGAGCCTTCATTAATACAAACCACGGAAGGGAATACGAAATCCGTAGGCCATGTAAAATGTGACTCGTGCTCTACACATCCGTCAACATTATACTGGATTGCTGGGGGAGTTGCATCAGGAATCGTcgctcttattttatttattgggGATATTTTGCTAATAATTAAGCTGAAAAAACTACGCGGTGCTTGGGGTGATTATAAAACATACTCTCTTGCACCCTCCGTAGCAGAGACTAACTATATGTATCTACCCAGATCATCTCCCCTGGAGGGTAACCGAATGTATATGACATTAGAAAGAACGGATCCTCAACAGTCGAACTATCACTATAGTGAGGAGATATATAGGCCGCCTACGCCAATTCATTATGCTATTTCACCGACTAATGAGACATATACGGAATCCCATGTTTAA